Sequence from the Elusimicrobiota bacterium genome:
GGAGAGCGCCGCGTCGATCCCGAGCGCCAGCAGGCCCAGGTAAGAGGCCGCGCCGATGGCCGAGGCCACGATGAGGATTCCGCGCAGGTAATGGCCCAAAGAGGCGTCTATCGCGCTGAGCAGATGGAGGGCCTGCTCCACGTAGCGGCTCGGGGCCGCTTGGATCAAAGCCGAGATGATGAGCGGCCCGTCCAGGAGGAGGAAGAAGGTGATGAACGGCACCAGGAAGAACAGGGAGAGCAGCGGGAACAGGCTCAGGATATAGGAAGGGGCGAGCTGGAGCTGTCCCATGACCGAGGCGTAGGCCTGGCCGGCGAGCTGCCCGACGGGCAGGCCGCTGTGCGGCAGGCGCTTGGCGGCATGGGACTGGAGGCCGGCCGCGTACTTCTGCACTTTGGCGAGGAAGGCCGGGGCGTCGACCTGCAGGCGGGAGGTCTCCGCGATCACCACCGGGATGAGGATCTGCGCCAGGAGGTAGAGCAGGAAAGCGCCCAGGAGGTAGAAGGCCAGCACGATATGGAACCGCCGCAGTCCCCGCGTCTCGGCCGCGTCGATGAGCGGGTTGATCACGTAGGCCACGGCGAAGCTCAGCACGAAAGGCAGCAGGGCCTGGCGCACGATATAGGCGCAATAGAGGCCGCTGGCGCAGACCAAGACGGCGGGCAGCAGCGGGGTGGAGCGGCGCTCGCTCATGAGACGGGCGGGGACCCGGCCGCCGAGGAGGCGCGGCGCAGGCGCGCCGACAGCAGCTGGGCGAGATGCGTCATGATCTGCACGCCGATGCGGGGGTGGTAGTTGAGGAGGGACTCCAGCTTGGAGCGATAGAGCAGGAAGATCTGCGATCGCTCCAGGGCCGTGGCCGTGGCCATGCGCGGCAGCTGCTCCAGCAGCGCCATCTCGCCGAAGAATTCCCCGGGCTGGATGGTGTAGATCTTCTGGGGCTTGCCGTCCGGGCCCGCCTTGGTGAGCTCGACCTGGCCCGACTCCAGGATGAAGAGGGCCCGGCCGATGTCTCCCTCCACGAAAAGGACCTCGCCC
This genomic interval carries:
- a CDS encoding AI-2E family transporter, with product MSERRSTPLLPAVLVCASGLYCAYIVRQALLPFVLSFAVAYVINPLIDAAETRGLRRFHIVLAFYLLGAFLLYLLAQILIPVVIAETSRLQVDAPAFLAKVQKYAAGLQSHAAKRLPHSGLPVGQLAGQAYASVMGQLQLAPSYILSLFPLLSLFFLVPFITFFLLLDGPLIISALIQAAPSRYVEQALHLLSAIDASLGHYLRGILIVASAIGAASYLGLLALGIDAALSIAILAGVSSFVPYLGAVVGALVGGIAGAVQFGTFEACLKVVALFAGIRLADEALLQPFIARYSVHLHPLIYLLSMMIGGELFGFLGLVFAVPAACIIKALLQVVWEWYASEARLRGHDARACVAVPYT
- a CDS encoding cyclic nucleotide-binding domain-containing protein — encoded protein: MPLSRLFKRIFRDPATSRKRAFLRSLDLFRDLRFGELGHLVQSLHSRTYHEGEVLFVEGDIGRALFILESGQVELTKAGPDGKPQKIYTIQPGEFFGEMALLEQLPRMATATALERSQIFLLYRSKLESLLNYHPRIGVQIMTHLAQLLSARLRRASSAAGSPPVS